The Salvelinus namaycush isolate Seneca chromosome 16, SaNama_1.0, whole genome shotgun sequence genome has a segment encoding these proteins:
- the LOC120060767 gene encoding urotensin-2-like: protein MCNLLLSWTFLLVASGSLLAHPITDSAEMPYLGPVSLEDGGAGSPDELSFSEQTYLPQSGPGLRYSSLLSGELSRDGLSAAGLLPRQMKTDVLLEKQSHLSPVSRFFGIRKPFRKRGGNSDCFWKYCV, encoded by the exons ATGTGTAACCTGCTCCTATCATGGACCTTCCTGCTGGTAGCCTCTGGCTCGCTATTGGCCCATCCCATCACAGACTCTGCAGAGATGCCCTACCTGGGTCCTG TATCTCTGGAGGATGGTGGTGCAGGTAGTCCAGACGAGCTGTCTTTCTCTGAGCAGACATACCTGCCCCAGTCTGGCCCTGGACTCAGATACTCATCCCTACTGTCTGGAGAGCTGAGCAGAGATG GTCTCAGTGCAGCTGGACTACTACCAAGACAGATGAAGACAGAT GTGTTGCTGGAAAAACAGAGTCACCTAAGTCCCGTCAGTCGCTTCTTTGGCATCAGGAAGCCATTCAGAAAGAGAGGAGGCAACTCAGACTGTTTCTGGAAGTACTGTGTCTAA